A window of Burkholderiales bacterium genomic DNA:
TATTGTCTTCGCAGATTCACCAAAATACGCTACTCGCCCCGAGGTATTACCTCGCTGCGCCATTAAGCGCAATGGGTCGACGATCCAAAAAAAATAGGTGCCTAAAACCGCGGCCGCTCCCGATACGCTGGATTCGTGTTGTGAACAGATACAGGACCTTTATAATGCGTCGTTTCTATGGGAATGTTTGTCCGTCGCCCGGTTGAATGTTTTGCTGCTCGCCATGAACCCTAACCTCAATCGCTTGCAGCCCTACCCCTTTCAAAAGCTGGCGCAATTGCTGGAAGGTATCACACCCAGATCAGATCTGCCCCCGATCAATTTGTCTATAGGCGAGCCGAAACATGCAACACCGGAATTCATACAGGAAACTTTGACGAAGAATCTTAACGGCCTCGCGAATTACCCGGTAACCCGAGGTAGTTTGGGCCTGCGGCAAGCTATAGCTGCGTGGCTCTTGCGCCGTTTTCACCTTCAAAAAATCGACGCGGATAGCGAAGTCTTGCCCGTAAACGGCAGCCGCGAAGCCCTGTTTGCAATAGCCCAAACGGTCATCAATGCATCGTTGCCCAAGTCTGTGTTGGTGTGTCCCAACCCGTTTTACCAGATATACGAGGGAGCGGCTTTGCTCGCGGGCGCAGAGCCCCAATTCCTGAACCTCATGCCACAGAAGAATTTCAGACTTGATTTCGACCAGCTTGATGAAGCTGTTTGGCGGCGATCGCAGCTGGTTTACATTTGCACCCCGGGTAACCCGTGCGGCAATGTCATGACGATGAACGAGTGGGAAGAATTGTTCCGGCGGGCTGATCACTATGGCTTTGTCGTTGCATCAGACGAATGCTACTCGGAGCTTTATTTTGACGAGCACAAGCCTTGCATTGGTAGCCTGGAAGCGGCGCAACGGCTCGGCCGGAGCGGATATTCCCGCCTTATCGTGTTCAACAGTCTGTCGAAACGATCCAATGTGCCGGGCATGCGCTCCGGGTGTGTCGCTGGCGACGCTGCGATTATCGAAAAATTCCTCCTTTACCGTACTTACCACGGCTGTGCCATGAGCCCGCCGGTACAAGCTGCCAGCATTGCCGCGTGGAACGACGAAACGCACGTGGTTGAAAATCGCCGCATGTACCGCGAGAAATTCACTAAAGTCGCGCCAATTCTGCTGCAGTTCATGCCAAATCTTGAAATTCCACAAGGCGGGTTTTACTTCTGGGCGAGGACACCCATTCCCGACGTTGAATTCGCGTGGCTGTTGTACCGCGATTATAATGTCACGGTCCTTCCCGGGAGTTATTTGGCGCGTGCAGCACACGGCATCAACCCCGGTCTTAATTATGTGCGCATCGCGCTGGTTGCGCCGCTCGCTGAGTGTATCGAGGCAGCACAGCGTATCGCCGATTTTATTGAGCAACTTTAAAACATGAAACAGTTGCAAACGATCATCAACGAAGCATTCGAGCGCCGTGCTGAAATAACTCCAGCCAATGCCGAGGCAAAGCTCAAAAAAGCCGTCACGCGGGTTCTTGAACTGCTTGACGCAGGCAAACTCCGGGTGGCCGAAAAAATCAACAGCCATTGGGTGACTCATCAGTGGCTTAAGAAAGCCGTGCTGTTGTCGTTTCGCGTTCGTGATAATTCGCTACTCAAAGGCGGCTTTACCAATTATTACGACAAAGTTGGTATGAAGTTTGCAAGCTATGGGGTTCAGGCGTTTAGCAAAGGCGGATTTCGCGTGGTACCCCCCGCTAGCGCTCGCGCAGGCGCTTATATCGCCAAAAACGTCGTCCTCATGCCCTCCTACGTCAATATCGGGGCTTACGTGGACGAGGGTACGATGGTCGATACTTGGGTCACAGTGGGCTCCTGCGCGCAAATTGGCAAAAACGTACATCTTTCGGGAGGTGTGGGAATTGGCGGTGTGCTGGAGCCGGTGCAGGCAAATCCGACCATCATCGAGGACAATGTGTTTATCGGCGCGCGCTCAGAAATAGTCGAAGGCGTCCTGGTAGAGGAAGGCGCGGTAATTTCCATGGGAGTTTTTATCGGGCAAAGCACTAAAATCTACAACCGCATGACCGGCCACATCAGCTATGGACGCGTTCCTGCGGGTTCGGTGGTTGTTTCCGGCAGCCTGCCTTCGGCCGATGGTAAGTACGGTCTGAACTGTGCGATCATCGTCAAGCAAGTGGATACGAAAACGCGTTCCAAGATTGGCATTAACGAACTTTTGCGGGAGAATTAAGCTTGGATGGCCAGCTATAGTTTGACTTGATTACCAAAAACGATAAAATCAAGGTGTGAAAACGCGAATTGTCGTTTCGAGCAGCTTTCGCCAAAACAACAAGACACTTGATGAACGCGGAGGTAAGAGGTAAAAGTACACCTAAGTAATTTGTGGGGAGAGTGAAGTGAAATTTCTGGATGAGTTAAAAAAAGAAGCGGAGACGCTTAAGGAAAAAGAGGCATTTGATACCCAAGCCAAGCTGAACACGCTCGGCCAGAATTTCATGCAGTTGCAGGCCAAGCTG
This region includes:
- the dapC gene encoding succinyldiaminopimelate transaminase, giving the protein MNPNLNRLQPYPFQKLAQLLEGITPRSDLPPINLSIGEPKHATPEFIQETLTKNLNGLANYPVTRGSLGLRQAIAAWLLRRFHLQKIDADSEVLPVNGSREALFAIAQTVINASLPKSVLVCPNPFYQIYEGAALLAGAEPQFLNLMPQKNFRLDFDQLDEAVWRRSQLVYICTPGNPCGNVMTMNEWEELFRRADHYGFVVASDECYSELYFDEHKPCIGSLEAAQRLGRSGYSRLIVFNSLSKRSNVPGMRSGCVAGDAAIIEKFLLYRTYHGCAMSPPVQAASIAAWNDETHVVENRRMYREKFTKVAPILLQFMPNLEIPQGGFYFWARTPIPDVEFAWLLYRDYNVTVLPGSYLARAAHGINPGLNYVRIALVAPLAECIEAAQRIADFIEQL
- the dapD gene encoding 2,3,4,5-tetrahydropyridine-2,6-dicarboxylate N-succinyltransferase codes for the protein MKQLQTIINEAFERRAEITPANAEAKLKKAVTRVLELLDAGKLRVAEKINSHWVTHQWLKKAVLLSFRVRDNSLLKGGFTNYYDKVGMKFASYGVQAFSKGGFRVVPPASARAGAYIAKNVVLMPSYVNIGAYVDEGTMVDTWVTVGSCAQIGKNVHLSGGVGIGGVLEPVQANPTIIEDNVFIGARSEIVEGVLVEEGAVISMGVFIGQSTKIYNRMTGHISYGRVPAGSVVVSGSLPSADGKYGLNCAIIVKQVDTKTRSKIGINELLREN